The Trueperaceae bacterium genome window below encodes:
- a CDS encoding PQQ-dependent sugar dehydrogenase yields the protein MAASRRSRRPAPAAAIWFAALALAAATSPSAARAAAGSDPLAQLGVARGYALEVHASGLTLPTAIEFIPDAEDDPDAPFYFVAELRGDIRVVTRSGATQLFATVPTYGAQDERLDGASQQGLAGLCLAPERGYLFATFTDPDEGGIVRNRVVRFTFERRGHGLEATGSAELLPLLAEFQSAPAHQVGDCVVVDGRLYVGVGDGGDPDTASRPDVLLGKVLCMDLDGGPCPEPPFGSSGPEAYVFAKGFRNPFALGHDGGRLVVAESGVDLDRFVPVTRGLDHLWSGTDDGLAAHAEVVFSEPFSPVQLAWVPPRAPFMQPDWGGHYVAAGFGSADVPAGVAYFGGATEAGLAATPPRYLVQHLGAANTQHFAGVAVGPDGLYLTPMLRLGDLGGVVLRLYYDEERAHPVPAKPTWGLTVRARLTVLDDLGCTGCHEIAGVGGGVGPTLDQFGFNYRITEYLNSRPYEERLRALMADPRDPYARTNEARAQVLAAHGRQRTYVWLKNMLLEPRFDDPGRQMPDLGLTPDQAEAARAELFAVLRVNVGGGPLLERAWELLLANWLELTVGALVGASGVLALLGALAAGRAPRTGPAAARAARGEATARRE from the coding sequence GTGGCAGCAAGCCGACGCTCCCGGCGTCCCGCGCCGGCAGCCGCCATCTGGTTCGCGGCGTTGGCCCTGGCCGCCGCGACGTCCCCGAGCGCCGCTCGCGCGGCGGCAGGGAGCGACCCGCTGGCCCAGCTCGGCGTCGCGCGCGGCTACGCGCTGGAGGTGCACGCCAGCGGCCTGACGCTGCCCACCGCGATCGAGTTCATCCCCGACGCCGAGGACGACCCCGACGCGCCCTTCTACTTCGTGGCCGAGCTGAGGGGCGACATCAGGGTCGTCACGCGCTCCGGCGCGACGCAGCTCTTCGCCACCGTGCCCACCTACGGCGCCCAGGACGAGAGGCTCGACGGCGCCAGCCAGCAGGGCCTGGCGGGCCTCTGCCTCGCCCCCGAGCGCGGCTACCTGTTCGCGACCTTCACCGACCCGGACGAGGGCGGCATCGTCCGCAACCGCGTCGTCAGGTTCACGTTCGAGCGCCGCGGCCACGGGCTCGAGGCCACCGGCTCCGCCGAGCTCCTGCCGCTGCTGGCCGAGTTCCAGTCGGCGCCGGCGCACCAGGTCGGCGACTGCGTCGTCGTCGACGGACGCCTCTACGTCGGCGTCGGCGACGGCGGGGACCCCGACACGGCCTCGCGGCCGGACGTGCTGCTGGGCAAGGTCCTGTGCATGGACCTGGATGGCGGGCCCTGCCCCGAGCCGCCGTTCGGCTCTTCCGGACCTGAGGCGTACGTCTTCGCCAAGGGCTTCCGCAACCCCTTCGCGCTGGGCCACGACGGCGGGCGGCTAGTGGTGGCCGAGAGCGGCGTCGACCTCGACAGGTTCGTGCCCGTCACGCGCGGCCTCGACCACCTGTGGTCCGGGACCGACGACGGTCTGGCGGCCCACGCCGAGGTCGTGTTCTCCGAGCCGTTCTCGCCCGTGCAGCTCGCCTGGGTGCCGCCGCGGGCGCCCTTCATGCAGCCCGACTGGGGCGGACACTACGTCGCCGCGGGCTTCGGCTCCGCGGACGTGCCCGCGGGCGTCGCGTACTTCGGCGGCGCCACCGAGGCGGGCCTGGCGGCGACGCCGCCCCGTTACCTCGTGCAGCACCTCGGCGCGGCCAACACGCAGCACTTCGCGGGCGTGGCGGTCGGTCCGGACGGCCTCTACCTCACGCCGATGCTCCGGCTGGGCGACCTGGGCGGCGTCGTGCTGCGCCTCTACTACGACGAGGAGCGCGCGCACCCCGTGCCCGCGAAGCCCACGTGGGGCCTGACCGTCCGCGCCAGGCTCACCGTCCTCGACGACCTGGGCTGCACGGGCTGCCACGAGATCGCCGGCGTGGGCGGCGGCGTGGGGCCGACCCTCGACCAGTTCGGCTTCAACTACCGCATCACCGAGTACCTGAACTCGCGTCCGTACGAGGAGCGCCTGCGGGCCCTGATGGCGGACCCGCGCGACCCCTACGCCCGCACGAACGAGGCGCGGGCGCAGGTCCTGGCGGCGCACGGACGCCAGCGGACCTACGTGTGGCTGAAGAACATGCTGCTCGAGCCCCGTTTCGACGACCCGGGACGCCAGATGCCGGACCTCGGCCTCACGCCGGACCAGGCCGAGGCCGCCCGCGCCGAGCTGTTCGCCGTGCTGAGGGTGAACGTCGGCGGCGGGCCGCTCCTGGAGCGGGCCTGGGAGCTGCTGCTGGCGAACTGGCTGGAGCTGACGGTGGGCGCCCTGGTCGGCGCCAGCGGCGTCCTGGCGCTGCTCGGCGCTCTGGCGGCCGGGCGCGCGCCGCGGACCGGGCCGGCGGCCGCGCGCGCGGCCCGCGGCGAGGCCACCGCGCGGCGCGAGTAG
- a CDS encoding GNAT family N-acetyltransferase gives MTTAWSRPAPADDALVRRLERAALRAVPAESEWEVRGWLCRWGAGGLVGRVASAAVSPYADPADLAPASEVAASYGARGLPPLLRVTPLTPPDLLGEPGLRETRSPVLVMARGLEGPHGDGPQRRADGLGASVAESATVAGSGAADAEPSGSASQLEGGAAVALSEDVPDAWRAAFLEHHTSAEGPPRLALAAAAPLPRRFAVAALDGAVAGLGLGVVADGTLGVFDVLTVPQRRRRGVATAVVRALLAWGRVAGADLAYLQVAAANASAVALYERLGFRRAYAYSYATVSSAASPSPSPA, from the coding sequence GTGACCACCGCGTGGTCACGACCCGCGCCGGCGGACGACGCCCTCGTGCGCCGGCTCGAGCGCGCCGCGCTCCGCGCCGTCCCGGCCGAGAGCGAGTGGGAGGTGCGCGGCTGGCTCTGCCGCTGGGGCGCGGGCGGGCTGGTGGGCCGCGTGGCGTCGGCCGCCGTGTCGCCGTACGCCGACCCCGCGGACCTGGCGCCCGCGTCGGAGGTCGCCGCCTCCTACGGCGCCCGCGGCCTGCCGCCGCTGCTGCGCGTCACGCCCCTGACGCCGCCGGACCTGCTCGGCGAGCCGGGGCTGCGGGAGACGCGGAGCCCCGTGCTCGTCATGGCCCGCGGCCTGGAGGGGCCGCACGGCGACGGGCCGCAGCGTCGGGCGGACGGTCTCGGGGCGTCCGTGGCGGAGAGCGCCACGGTCGCGGGCTCCGGCGCCGCTGACGCGGAGCCGTCGGGGAGCGCGTCCCAGCTCGAGGGGGGCGCCGCGGTGGCGCTGTCCGAGGACGTCCCCGACGCCTGGCGGGCCGCGTTCCTCGAGCACCACACCTCCGCCGAGGGACCGCCGCGCCTCGCCCTGGCGGCGGCGGCCCCGCTCCCGCGGCGCTTCGCCGTCGCCGCGCTGGACGGAGCGGTAGCGGGGCTGGGCCTCGGGGTCGTCGCCGACGGGACCCTGGGGGTCTTCGACGTGCTCACCGTGCCGCAGCGCCGCCGGCGCGGCGTCGCCACGGCCGTCGTGCGGGCGCTGCTCGCGTGGGGGCGAGTGGCGGGGGCCGACCTCGCCTACCTGCAGGTGGCCGCGGCGAACGCCTCCGCCGTGGCCCTCTACGAGCGCCTCGGCTTCCGGCGCGCCTACGCCTACTCCTACGCCACGGTCTCGTCGGCCGCCTCGCCGTCCCCGTCCCCGGCGTAG
- the typA gene encoding translational GTPase TypA: MEHRNVAIIAHVDHGKTTLVDGMLRQSNVFRANQQVPERVMDNVDIERERGITILAKNTAVLWHGSKINIVDTPGHADFGGEVERALTMVDGALLLVDAAEGPMPQTRFVLKKALARGLRPIVVVNKVDRQDARPDAVVNMTFDLMVELGADDDQLDFPILHAVAREGRAWRDGEEPAGDLVALFETIVERVPPASGDGNAPFLLQVANLDYSDYLGRLALGRVLRGGVSAGDPVALTGRGKELTRARVTKVYTHLGLDRVETERAEPGDIVVISGLEAVNIGDTVSSPDAVETLPTPTVDEPTVAVTFSPNTSPFAGREGAYVTSRHLADRLERELLTNVALRVEPLGGERYRVSGRGELHLSILIETMRREGYEFSVSRPEVIMREEGGRRLEPYERVVADVPVSAMGSVVQALSERKGALTVMDPGETRARLEFRVPSRGLFGFRTLFLSLTQGEGLLSHVFDGYEPYAGELRTRSHGSLVAMEPGEAFAYSLYKLEDRGTFFITPGTEVYVGMIVGAHSRQGDLNVNVTKNKKLTNVRAAGSDENLILTPARRLTLEEALEYLADDELLEVTPRSLRLRKRVLDPTMRKKEAKAAA; the protein is encoded by the coding sequence ATGGAACATCGCAACGTCGCCATCATCGCGCACGTCGACCACGGCAAGACCACGCTCGTCGACGGCATGCTGCGCCAGTCGAACGTCTTCCGCGCCAACCAGCAGGTGCCCGAGCGCGTGATGGACAACGTCGACATCGAGCGCGAGCGCGGCATCACGATCCTCGCCAAGAACACCGCCGTGCTATGGCACGGCTCGAAGATCAACATCGTCGACACGCCCGGCCACGCCGACTTCGGCGGCGAGGTCGAGCGGGCCCTGACGATGGTGGACGGCGCGCTGCTGCTCGTCGACGCCGCCGAGGGGCCCATGCCGCAGACCCGCTTCGTGCTCAAGAAGGCGCTGGCGCGCGGCCTGAGGCCCATCGTGGTCGTGAACAAGGTCGACCGTCAGGACGCCAGACCGGACGCGGTCGTGAACATGACCTTCGACCTCATGGTCGAGCTCGGCGCCGACGACGACCAGCTCGACTTCCCCATCCTCCACGCCGTCGCGCGCGAGGGCCGGGCGTGGCGCGACGGCGAGGAGCCCGCCGGCGACCTCGTGGCGCTCTTCGAGACGATCGTCGAGCGCGTGCCGCCCGCCTCGGGGGACGGGAACGCGCCGTTCCTCCTGCAGGTGGCGAACCTCGACTACTCCGACTACCTGGGGCGCCTGGCGCTCGGCCGCGTGCTGCGCGGCGGCGTGAGCGCCGGCGACCCCGTGGCGCTGACCGGCCGCGGCAAGGAGCTCACGCGCGCCCGCGTCACCAAGGTCTACACGCACCTGGGGCTCGACCGCGTCGAGACCGAGCGCGCGGAGCCCGGCGACATCGTCGTGATCTCCGGCCTCGAGGCCGTGAACATCGGCGACACCGTGTCGTCTCCCGACGCCGTCGAGACCCTGCCCACGCCGACCGTCGACGAGCCCACGGTGGCCGTGACGTTCAGCCCCAACACCAGCCCCTTCGCCGGCCGCGAGGGCGCCTACGTCACGAGCCGCCACCTCGCCGACCGCCTCGAGCGCGAGCTGCTGACCAACGTGGCCCTGCGCGTCGAGCCGCTGGGCGGGGAGCGCTACCGCGTCTCGGGCCGCGGGGAGCTGCACCTCTCGATCCTCATCGAGACCATGAGGCGCGAGGGCTACGAGTTCAGCGTCAGCCGGCCCGAGGTGATCATGCGGGAGGAGGGCGGCCGCCGCCTCGAGCCCTACGAGCGCGTCGTGGCCGACGTGCCCGTGTCGGCCATGGGGTCGGTGGTCCAGGCGCTGTCGGAGCGCAAGGGCGCCCTCACGGTCATGGACCCGGGCGAGACCCGTGCCCGCCTGGAGTTCCGCGTGCCCAGCCGCGGCCTGTTCGGCTTCCGCACGCTCTTCCTCTCGCTGACGCAGGGCGAGGGCCTGCTCTCGCACGTCTTCGACGGCTACGAGCCCTACGCCGGCGAGCTGCGCACGCGCAGCCACGGCTCGCTCGTGGCCATGGAGCCAGGCGAGGCCTTCGCCTACTCGCTCTACAAGCTCGAGGACCGCGGCACCTTCTTCATCACGCCGGGCACGGAGGTGTACGTGGGCATGATCGTGGGCGCCCACTCGCGGCAGGGCGACCTGAACGTGAACGTCACGAAGAACAAGAAGCTCACGAACGTGCGCGCCGCCGGCTCCGACGAGAACCTGATCCTCACCCCGGCGCGCCGGCTCACGCTGGAGGAGGCGCTCGAGTACCTCGCCGACGACGAGCTCCTCGAGGTCACGCCCCGGTCGCTGCGCCTGCGCAAGCGCGTCCTGGACCCGACGATGCGCAAGAAGGAGGCCAAGGCCGCGGCGTGA
- the ubiE gene encoding bifunctional demethylmenaquinone methyltransferase/2-methoxy-6-polyprenyl-1,4-benzoquinol methylase UbiE, which yields MPRAAAGPVEGDGAESVRDMFARIAPTYDLLNSLLSLGLDERWRREAAAAAVAGGARRVLDVATGTGKLAFAVKRACPACAVTGVDLAAPMLRLAREAAARRGLEVSFREADGTALPFPSGSFDAVTIGYGLRNFADVDAGLREFRRVLGPGGRLVVLEFPPPPAGALGRAFRVYFERVLPLVGGVVSGSRSAYAYLPRTVKAFLDPEGLKDRMAAAGFTGVSYRLQTFGVSAVHVGEVPSGPHGGVGRA from the coding sequence ATGCCGCGCGCGGCCGCCGGTCCGGTCGAAGGCGACGGGGCCGAGAGCGTGCGGGACATGTTCGCCCGCATCGCTCCCACCTACGACCTCCTCAACTCGCTGCTCAGCCTGGGGCTCGACGAGCGCTGGCGGCGCGAGGCCGCCGCGGCGGCCGTGGCCGGCGGCGCGAGGAGGGTCCTGGACGTCGCGACGGGCACGGGCAAGCTGGCGTTCGCGGTCAAGAGGGCCTGCCCGGCGTGCGCGGTGACGGGGGTCGACTTGGCCGCGCCGATGCTGCGGCTGGCGCGCGAGGCGGCCGCGCGGCGCGGCCTCGAGGTGAGCTTCCGGGAGGCCGACGGGACGGCGCTGCCGTTCCCGAGCGGGTCGTTCGACGCCGTCACGATCGGCTACGGGCTGCGGAACTTCGCCGACGTCGACGCGGGGCTGCGCGAGTTCAGGCGCGTGCTCGGGCCGGGCGGACGGCTCGTCGTCCTCGAGTTCCCGCCGCCGCCCGCTGGTGCCCTGGGCCGCGCGTTCAGGGTCTACTTCGAGCGCGTGCTGCCTCTCGTGGGCGGCGTCGTCTCGGGCAGCAGGTCGGCCTACGCCTACCTGCCGCGGACCGTGAAGGCGTTCCTCGACCCCGAGGGACTGAAAGATCGCATGGCGGCCGCGGGCTTCACCGGAGTGTCATACAGGCTGCAGACCTTCGGGGTGTCGGCCGTGCACGTCGGCGAGGTACCCTCAGGCCCGCACGGAGGCGTGGGACGAGCATGA
- a CDS encoding FAD-dependent oxidoreductase, with amino-acid sequence MSPSPRVVVVGAGVTGSEAAYAASRAGADVTLVTTSLDTVYSLDEDPAAVEAPPGSLLASALGAGARSRWDVHRRAKYALEAQPGVHLLQSTASALLVEGGAARGVATWEGVPRRGDRVALCVGTFLRARLSVGEVVEQQGRLSEMAYDDLYEDLAARGFAFEELALEVAGVAGSLPHAVRTVAFAPAEWSAAELRLTRVDDLYAAGACVARRGGPPDAGACVAEGMRLGVALART; translated from the coding sequence ATGAGCCCCTCTCCACGCGTCGTCGTCGTGGGCGCAGGCGTCACGGGCAGCGAGGCCGCCTACGCCGCTTCGCGCGCCGGCGCCGACGTCACGCTCGTCACCACGAGCCTCGACACCGTCTACTCCCTCGACGAGGACCCCGCCGCGGTGGAGGCGCCGCCGGGCAGCCTGCTCGCGTCGGCGCTCGGAGCGGGCGCGCGCTCGCGCTGGGACGTCCACCGGCGCGCCAAGTACGCCCTCGAGGCCCAGCCCGGCGTCCACCTGCTGCAGTCGACGGCCTCGGCTCTCCTCGTCGAGGGGGGCGCGGCGCGCGGCGTGGCGACCTGGGAGGGGGTGCCGCGCCGCGGCGACAGGGTGGCGCTGTGCGTCGGCACGTTCCTGCGCGCGCGCCTCAGCGTGGGCGAGGTCGTCGAGCAGCAGGGCCGCCTCTCGGAGATGGCCTACGACGACCTCTACGAGGACCTCGCGGCCCGCGGGTTCGCGTTCGAGGAGCTCGCGCTGGAGGTCGCCGGCGTCGCCGGGTCGCTGCCGCACGCCGTGCGCACCGTGGCGTTCGCCCCGGCGGAGTGGTCCGCGGCGGAGCTGCGCCTGACGCGCGTGGACGACCTCTACGCCGCCGGCGCCTGCGTCGCGCGGCGCGGCGGTCCTCCCGACGCCGGCGCCTGCGTGGCCGAGGGCATGCGACTGGGGGTCGCTCTGGCGCGGACCTAG
- a CDS encoding 1,4-dihydroxy-6-naphthoate synthase, producing the protein MRLRLGYSPCPNDTFVFHALQAGLLANSAAQAGEPGEEPLEFEVALMDIDALNRAALAGELDVAKVSYHAYGHLADDWVLLRSGGALGRGVGPLVVAREPDLDLAGSTVAVPGGTTTARLLLALWRDDLRTEVVRYDAIMPGVAAGRYDAGLIIHESRFTYPRYGLHALRDLGEWWEQEVGHLVPLGGIAVKRSLGPRVIARLGALVRASLEHALARPGDSAAYVAAHAQEMDDDVRRRHIELYVNAYSLDVGPEGEAAARELLARGAARGLFPAPRGAVHAAGGTSLAAPADRG; encoded by the coding sequence ATGCGCCTGCGCCTCGGCTACTCGCCCTGCCCCAACGACACGTTCGTCTTCCACGCCCTGCAGGCCGGCCTGCTGGCGAACAGCGCCGCCCAGGCCGGCGAGCCGGGCGAGGAGCCCCTCGAGTTCGAGGTCGCGCTCATGGACATCGACGCGCTGAACCGAGCCGCGCTCGCCGGCGAGCTAGACGTGGCCAAGGTGAGCTACCACGCCTACGGACACCTCGCCGACGACTGGGTGCTGCTCCGCTCCGGCGGGGCGCTGGGGCGCGGCGTCGGACCGCTCGTCGTCGCCAGGGAGCCGGACCTGGACCTGGCCGGGAGCACCGTGGCGGTCCCGGGCGGCACCACCACGGCGCGGCTCCTCCTCGCCCTGTGGCGCGACGACCTGAGGACCGAGGTCGTGCGCTACGACGCGATCATGCCCGGCGTCGCCGCGGGCCGCTACGACGCCGGCCTGATCATCCACGAGAGCCGCTTCACCTACCCGCGCTACGGCCTGCACGCGCTGCGCGACCTCGGGGAGTGGTGGGAGCAGGAGGTGGGGCACCTCGTGCCGCTCGGTGGCATCGCCGTGAAGCGCTCGCTGGGCCCCCGGGTGATCGCCCGCCTCGGCGCGCTCGTCCGCGCCAGCCTCGAGCACGCGCTGGCCCGCCCGGGCGACTCCGCCGCCTACGTCGCCGCGCACGCGCAGGAGATGGACGATGACGTGCGCCGCCGCCACATCGAGCTGTACGTGAACGCCTACTCGCTGGACGTGGGGCCCGAGGGCGAGGCCGCCGCGCGGGAGCTGCTCGCGCGCGGCGCCGCCCGCGGGCTCTTCCCCGCCCCGCGGGGCGCCGTGCACGCCGCCGGCGGAACGTCCCTCGCCGCGCCGGCGGACCGGGGGTAA
- the infC gene encoding translation initiation factor IF-3, whose protein sequence is MNEQIRVRQVRLIGADGEQIGIVDTRDALKRAREEDLDLVLVGETAQPPVAKLLDYGRYRFEQQQQVKEARKRSRQQEMKSIKFRVKIDDHDYETKVNHIRRFLKAGHKVKVTIMFRGRERTHPELGQGILNRVAADVSELAAVDSAPMIAGMDMNMILRPTVTPEKVRSEALVES, encoded by the coding sequence GTGAACGAACAGATCCGGGTCAGGCAGGTGCGTCTCATCGGCGCCGACGGTGAGCAGATCGGCATCGTCGACACGAGGGACGCGCTGAAGCGTGCCCGGGAGGAGGACCTCGACCTCGTGCTCGTGGGCGAGACGGCGCAGCCGCCCGTCGCCAAGCTCCTCGACTACGGCCGCTACCGCTTCGAGCAGCAGCAGCAGGTCAAGGAGGCGCGCAAGCGCTCCCGCCAACAGGAGATGAAGTCGATCAAGTTCCGCGTGAAGATCGACGACCACGACTACGAGACGAAGGTCAACCACATTCGCCGGTTCCTCAAGGCCGGGCACAAGGTGAAGGTCACGATCATGTTCCGCGGACGCGAGCGCACGCACCCCGAGCTGGGTCAGGGCATCCTGAACCGCGTCGCGGCCGACGTCAGCGAGCTCGCCGCCGTCGACTCGGCGCCGATGATCGCCGGCATGGACATGAACATGATCCTGCGCCCGACGGTGACGCCGGAGAAGGTCCGTTCAGAAGCCTTGGTCGAGTCGTGA
- the rpmI gene encoding 50S ribosomal protein L35, which produces MPKLKTHKGTKARVKITGRGKVKAMRSGKRHLNYKKSGTRIRQGRTDLVVDESEVKRIKALLPYD; this is translated from the coding sequence ATGCCTAAGCTGAAGACCCACAAGGGCACCAAAGCCCGTGTCAAGATCACTGGGCGAGGTAAGGTCAAGGCCATGCGCTCCGGCAAGCGGCACCTGAACTACAAGAAGTCGGGTACCCGCATCCGCCAGGGGCGCACGGACCTGGTCGTGGACGAGTCGGAAGTCAAGCGCATCAAGGCGCTGCTTCCGTACGACTGA
- the rplT gene encoding 50S ribosomal protein L20, which yields MPRAKTGTVRRRRHAKVLKRAKGYWGLRSKSVRVATQTLLNAADYAYRDRRDRKAEFRRLWIARINAAARQEGVTYSRLVAGLRKAGIALDRKVLADLAVREPAAFKALVEKAKSA from the coding sequence ATGCCACGCGCCAAGACCGGCACCGTCCGCCGCCGCCGCCACGCGAAGGTCCTCAAGCGCGCCAAGGGCTACTGGGGGCTGCGGTCGAAGTCCGTCCGCGTCGCCACCCAGACGCTCCTCAACGCCGCCGACTACGCCTACCGCGACCGCCGCGACAGGAAGGCCGAGTTCCGCCGCCTGTGGATCGCGCGCATCAACGCCGCGGCCAGGCAGGAGGGCGTGACGTACTCGCGCCTCGTCGCCGGCCTGCGCAAGGCGGGCATCGCTCTCGACCGCAAGGTCTTAGCCGACCTCGCCGTGCGCGAACCGGCGGCCTTCAAGGCGCTCGTCGAGAAGGCCAAGTCGGCCTGA
- a CDS encoding NAD(P)-dependent oxidoreductase, producing MALKVLWTHRLSGEAARDLAPPPGVELRIETDHERALALRDWPQVLVDGGPPEELLDGERLERVVVPYAGLGARLRGYLLSRPHLRAHNSHFNDAMVAQHVVALLLAVANRVVWNDAALRRGDWGPPERTTPGRGVFLRGKRALLLGYGSIARAAAPALRALGLELVAFRRRPAPGGEVPQVGRDGLLEALAGADVVLCTLPLTDETRGLIGERELAALKETAILVNVGRGAVIDEEALYRTLAEGRVFGAGLDVWWVYPRGEEERSATPPSRFPFADLPNVVMTPHSANDLMGWRTAAARDVLDTLAALTRGEERNLVDVAAGY from the coding sequence ATGGCGCTGAAGGTGCTGTGGACGCACAGGCTGTCCGGCGAGGCGGCGCGCGACCTCGCGCCGCCGCCCGGCGTGGAGCTGAGGATCGAGACCGACCACGAGCGGGCGCTGGCGCTGCGCGACTGGCCGCAGGTGCTCGTCGACGGCGGGCCGCCCGAGGAGCTGCTCGACGGCGAGCGCCTCGAGCGGGTCGTCGTGCCCTACGCCGGCCTGGGCGCCAGGCTGCGCGGCTACCTGCTCTCCCGCCCGCACCTGCGGGCCCACAACTCCCACTTCAACGACGCCATGGTCGCCCAGCACGTCGTGGCGCTCCTGCTCGCCGTGGCGAACCGCGTGGTGTGGAACGACGCGGCGCTGCGCCGCGGCGACTGGGGGCCGCCCGAGCGCACGACCCCCGGCCGCGGCGTCTTCCTGCGCGGCAAGCGCGCGCTGCTCCTCGGCTACGGGTCCATCGCCAGGGCCGCGGCACCGGCCCTGAGGGCGCTGGGCCTCGAGCTCGTCGCGTTCCGGCGGCGGCCCGCACCAGGCGGCGAAGTCCCCCAGGTCGGCCGCGACGGCCTGCTCGAGGCGCTGGCGGGGGCCGACGTCGTGCTCTGCACGCTGCCCCTCACCGACGAGACGCGCGGGCTGATCGGGGAGCGGGAGCTGGCGGCGCTGAAGGAGACGGCGATCCTCGTGAACGTGGGCCGCGGCGCCGTCATCGACGAGGAGGCGCTGTACCGGACGCTGGCCGAGGGGCGGGTCTTCGGCGCGGGGCTGGACGTCTGGTGGGTCTACCCGCGCGGCGAGGAGGAGCGGTCGGCGACGCCGCCCTCGCGCTTCCCGTTCGCCGACCTGCCCAACGTGGTCATGACGCCCCACAGCGCCAACGACCTGATGGGCTGGCGCACGGCGGCCGCCCGCGACGTGCTCGACACGCTGGCGGCGCTGACGCGGGGCGAGGAGCGCAACCTCGTCGACGTGGCGGCGGGGTACTGA
- the hisD gene encoding histidinol dehydrogenase, with translation MRLVEGTRAALEWCEGRLRGRWGAASRGAVAAAVADVLERVRAGGEAAVLELTERFDGVARERVLVDAAELEAGAARVPAGLRRAIDEAMARVEAYYRAQPTGGFEVVDGDSRLGALTVPLDAVGCYVPGGTAPLFSSLYMTAVPARVAGVRTLVAATPPRPDGSVPDEVAYVALALGMTAVAAVGGAQAVAALSFGAGVPRVDKVVGPGNAYVTEAKRQLFGFVGVESLAGPTETLVLADGSADPRHAAADLVAQAEHAGAEPVLVTTSERLWREAPRLAEELAAALPTAPAALESLRERGVSVLVEDLAGGVAVLNAFAPEHACLLLDDPWPVAREVRHAGGLFVGHRSMEALGDYLAGPSHVMPTGATARFLSFVSVRDFQRVLPYVQAGPELLARVGRHAASLARAEGLEGHARAVESRLEEE, from the coding sequence ATGAGGCTGGTCGAGGGCACGCGCGCGGCGCTGGAGTGGTGCGAGGGCAGGCTGCGGGGCCGGTGGGGCGCGGCGAGCCGCGGCGCCGTGGCCGCGGCGGTGGCGGACGTCTTGGAGCGCGTGCGCGCGGGCGGCGAGGCGGCGGTGCTCGAGCTCACGGAGCGGTTCGACGGCGTGGCCCGCGAGAGGGTCCTGGTGGACGCCGCCGAGCTCGAGGCCGGCGCCGCGCGCGTGCCGGCCGGGCTGAGGCGGGCGATCGACGAGGCGATGGCCAGGGTCGAGGCGTACTACCGCGCCCAGCCGACGGGCGGGTTCGAGGTCGTCGACGGCGACTCGCGCCTCGGCGCCCTGACGGTCCCGCTCGACGCGGTGGGCTGCTACGTGCCGGGCGGCACGGCGCCCCTGTTCTCGAGCCTCTACATGACCGCCGTGCCCGCCAGGGTCGCCGGCGTGAGGACGCTGGTGGCGGCCACGCCGCCGCGCCCCGACGGGTCGGTCCCCGACGAGGTCGCCTACGTGGCGCTGGCGCTGGGGATGACGGCGGTGGCCGCCGTCGGCGGCGCGCAGGCCGTGGCCGCGCTGTCGTTCGGGGCCGGTGTGCCGCGCGTGGACAAGGTCGTGGGGCCGGGCAACGCCTACGTGACCGAGGCGAAGCGCCAGCTCTTCGGGTTCGTCGGCGTCGAGTCGCTGGCGGGCCCCACGGAGACGCTGGTGCTGGCCGACGGGAGCGCCGACCCCCGGCACGCGGCCGCGGACCTCGTGGCCCAGGCCGAGCACGCCGGCGCCGAACCGGTGCTGGTGACGACGAGCGAGCGCCTGTGGCGCGAGGCGCCGCGGCTGGCCGAGGAGCTGGCGGCCGCGCTGCCGACGGCGCCCGCGGCCCTCGAGTCGCTGCGCGAGCGGGGCGTGAGCGTGCTCGTCGAGGACCTCGCGGGCGGGGTCGCGGTGCTGAACGCCTTCGCGCCCGAGCACGCCTGCCTGCTGCTCGACGACCCCTGGCCCGTCGCCAGGGAGGTGAGGCACGCCGGAGGGCTCTTCGTCGGCCACCGCAGCATGGAGGCGCTCGGCGACTACCTCGCGGGCCCCAGCCACGTGATGCCCACCGGCGCGACGGCGCGGTTCCTCAGCTTCGTGTCTGTGCGCGACTTCCAGCGGGTCCTGCCGTACGTGCAGGCCGGCCCCGAGCTGCTGGCGCGCGTGGGCCGTCACGCCGCGTCGCTGGCGCGCGCCGAGGGGCTCGAGGGCCACGCGCGCGCCGTCGAGAGCCGCCTCGAGGAGGAGTAG